The proteins below are encoded in one region of Caballeronia sp. SL2Y3:
- the dinB gene encoding DNA polymerase IV: MDASLPSSFASQTPPRRIAHLDMDAFFASVELLRYPELRGEPVVVGGGRNAAPETLADGTRRFKRLRDYAGRGVVTTSTYEARKFGVFSAMGMMKAAQLAPDAILLPTDFESYRHYSRLFKAAIAGFTTQIENRGIDEIYIDVTDMPGDSADIGQRMKDAVREATGLTCSICIAPNKLLAKIGSELDKPDGLTILTMNDLPTRIWPLAARKVNGIGPKANDKLAALGIVTVGDIAAADLGLLQSHFGPTYAAWLARIAQGQDERPVVVSSTPKSMSRETTFERDLHPKHDRATLSAEFTGLCKRVADDLVRKGYVGRTVGIKLRFDDFRTVTRDLTIPVATADASEIRRAATECLKRIVLDKRLRLLGVRVSALESADEAGGSVAPVQVELPFDAIED; this comes from the coding sequence ATGGACGCCTCACTGCCTTCTTCGTTCGCTTCGCAAACGCCGCCGCGCCGTATCGCGCATCTCGACATGGATGCGTTTTTCGCATCCGTCGAACTGCTGCGCTATCCGGAATTACGCGGCGAGCCGGTGGTGGTCGGAGGCGGCCGGAATGCCGCGCCCGAGACGCTGGCGGACGGCACGCGACGCTTCAAGCGATTGCGCGACTATGCGGGCCGCGGCGTGGTGACGACGTCCACCTACGAAGCGCGCAAATTCGGCGTGTTCTCTGCAATGGGCATGATGAAAGCGGCCCAGCTCGCGCCCGACGCCATTCTTCTTCCGACGGATTTCGAGTCTTACCGGCATTACTCGCGGCTCTTCAAAGCGGCGATTGCCGGATTCACCACGCAAATCGAGAACCGCGGCATCGACGAAATCTATATCGACGTCACCGACATGCCCGGCGACTCCGCGGACATCGGTCAGCGCATGAAAGACGCGGTGCGCGAAGCGACCGGCCTCACGTGTTCCATCTGCATCGCGCCGAACAAGCTGCTCGCGAAGATCGGCTCGGAACTGGACAAGCCCGACGGTCTCACCATTCTTACGATGAACGACCTGCCCACGCGCATCTGGCCGCTGGCCGCGCGCAAGGTGAACGGCATCGGGCCCAAGGCGAATGACAAGCTCGCCGCGCTCGGCATCGTGACCGTGGGCGATATCGCGGCCGCCGACCTCGGCCTTCTGCAATCGCATTTCGGCCCGACTTATGCGGCGTGGCTCGCGCGCATCGCGCAAGGCCAAGACGAGCGGCCCGTCGTCGTCAGTTCCACGCCCAAGTCCATGAGCCGCGAGACCACGTTCGAGCGCGACCTGCATCCCAAACACGACCGCGCCACGCTCTCGGCGGAATTCACGGGCCTGTGCAAGCGCGTGGCGGACGATCTCGTGCGCAAAGGTTACGTGGGGCGCACCGTCGGTATCAAGCTGCGTTTCGACGACTTTCGCACCGTCACCCGCGACTTGACGATTCCGGTCGCCACGGCCGATGCATCCGAGATTCGTCGCGCAGCGACCGAGTGCCTCAAGCGCATCGTGCTCGACAAAAGGCTGCGCCTGCTCGGCGTGCGCGTGAGCGCGCTGGAGTCCGCTGACGAAGCCGGCGGTTCGGTCGCGCCGGTGCAGGTCGAATTGCCTTTCGATGCAATCGAAGACTGA
- a CDS encoding MDR family MFS transporter — MPAADRRPLSSASDRMPQHKQTVRPLVIAAVMASMAMVAIEATIVSTAMPQIATQLGGLNLYSWVFSSFLLTQTALTVVFGKLADLYGRKPAILAGIAIFLVGSILAGFAWSMPAMIVFRLIQGVGAGAILPVALTVVGDLYPARERGKVQGYLASVWAVSAVLGPMVGGLLIRHLSWSWIFWINLPIGALAALLFVLFLHEEKRHERPAIDLAGAFLFTAAVASLMMALTDASTESSARVGAEVAICIVASVLFVVQEKRAADPMISFGLWAHRPIAAGNAATLLAGMALMGLTTFLPMYVQGVMHRSPVEAGLTLTMMMIGWPTGATFTSRTFSRIGLRRLLIGGTVFIPLGAIPFVLLTPQSSPVWAGVGSAVMGFGMGILSVSCLILIQEIVKLSERGSATASNLFARNLGNTLGAAVFGAVQNYGLAHASGVPAVSADQLKRLLSAVPGNFASHAEIRFALHHALHMTFTAMFVIALGAVISMLFMPAVDIGRARPAVETVGANDAPERVGIDA; from the coding sequence ATGCCCGCTGCGGATCGGCGTCCTCTTTCATCAGCTTCCGACCGCATGCCCCAACACAAGCAGACCGTCCGTCCCCTCGTCATCGCCGCAGTGATGGCCTCGATGGCCATGGTGGCGATCGAAGCCACCATCGTTTCGACCGCCATGCCGCAGATCGCTACGCAACTCGGCGGCCTCAATCTGTATAGCTGGGTGTTCTCGTCGTTCTTGCTGACGCAGACCGCGCTTACCGTCGTATTCGGCAAGCTCGCGGATCTTTACGGCCGCAAGCCCGCGATACTCGCCGGCATCGCCATCTTTCTCGTCGGGTCGATACTCGCGGGCTTCGCGTGGTCGATGCCCGCCATGATCGTCTTCCGCCTGATACAGGGCGTCGGCGCGGGGGCCATTCTGCCGGTTGCGCTGACGGTAGTCGGCGACCTTTATCCGGCTCGGGAGCGCGGCAAGGTGCAAGGCTATCTGGCAAGCGTATGGGCCGTGTCCGCCGTGTTGGGGCCGATGGTCGGCGGCTTGCTCATCCGGCATCTTTCGTGGAGCTGGATCTTCTGGATCAACCTGCCGATCGGCGCGCTCGCCGCGTTGCTCTTCGTGCTCTTCCTGCACGAGGAGAAGCGCCACGAACGTCCGGCGATCGACCTTGCAGGCGCGTTCCTCTTCACAGCCGCCGTCGCTTCGCTGATGATGGCGCTCACCGATGCCAGCACCGAAAGCAGCGCGCGCGTCGGCGCGGAAGTGGCGATATGCATCGTCGCGAGCGTGCTCTTCGTCGTGCAGGAAAAGCGCGCCGCCGATCCGATGATCTCGTTCGGCTTATGGGCGCATCGCCCGATCGCGGCGGGCAACGCCGCGACGCTGCTCGCGGGCATGGCGTTGATGGGCTTGACCACGTTCCTGCCGATGTACGTTCAAGGCGTCATGCATCGCTCGCCGGTCGAAGCGGGTCTCACGCTCACGATGATGATGATCGGCTGGCCCACCGGCGCCACTTTCACTTCACGCACTTTTAGCCGCATCGGGCTGCGCCGTTTGTTGATCGGCGGGACCGTCTTCATTCCGCTCGGCGCGATTCCGTTCGTGCTTCTCACGCCGCAGTCGAGTCCGGTATGGGCCGGCGTCGGCTCGGCGGTGATGGGCTTCGGCATGGGCATACTGAGCGTGTCGTGCCTGATCCTGATTCAGGAAATCGTCAAGCTGTCCGAGCGCGGGAGCGCCACTGCATCGAACCTCTTCGCCCGCAATCTCGGGAACACGCTCGGCGCGGCTGTCTTCGGCGCCGTGCAGAACTATGGACTGGCTCATGCGAGCGGCGTGCCGGCGGTCAGCGCGGATCAGTTGAAGCGCCTGCTATCCGCGGTGCCCGGCAACTTCGCGAGCCACGCGGAGATTCGCTTCGCGTTGCACCATGCGCTGCATATGACCTTCACGGCGATGTTCGTGATCGCGCTGGGCGCGGTGATCTCCATGCTGTTCATGCCCGCAGTAGACATCGGCCGGGCGCGTCCGGCCGTGGAAACGGTCGGCGCGAACGATGCACCGGAACGCGTCGGCATCGACGCCTGA
- a CDS encoding alpha/beta hydrolase, translating to MIEALCVLLAAVALAYLSALAALYWLQGRLVYPLEHIQAFVDATLEQSTEVITLQTQDGLELKARYRAPPDAHAPTVLLFHGNGEDLTQRAHIAHEMIEAGYGVLLAEYRGYGGNPGKPHEAGLYADARAAYAYARARSRLIVLHGYSLGSGVAVQLASEASVLALILEAPFTSIVDVAAARFRFFPVRALARDRYDNLSKIASIRAPILIYGGTRDFVVPPVHFQRLFEAARGDKHLAMIEDADHLDAWRNGGRTHVMQFLASVSARDRQKISDAT from the coding sequence ATGATCGAAGCACTATGCGTTTTGCTTGCGGCCGTTGCTTTGGCGTATCTCTCCGCGCTCGCCGCACTGTATTGGCTGCAAGGCCGGCTCGTGTATCCGCTCGAACACATTCAGGCTTTCGTCGATGCGACGCTCGAACAGAGCACCGAAGTCATCACGCTGCAAACGCAAGACGGTCTGGAATTGAAAGCGCGTTATCGCGCGCCGCCCGACGCGCACGCGCCGACCGTGCTGCTTTTTCACGGCAACGGAGAAGACCTGACGCAACGCGCGCACATTGCGCACGAGATGATCGAAGCCGGCTACGGCGTGTTGCTAGCCGAATATCGCGGCTATGGCGGCAATCCCGGCAAACCGCACGAGGCCGGGCTTTATGCGGATGCGCGCGCCGCTTACGCCTACGCTCGCGCGCGTTCGCGATTGATCGTGCTGCACGGCTATTCGCTGGGATCGGGCGTAGCCGTGCAGCTCGCGAGCGAAGCGAGCGTACTCGCGCTGATACTGGAAGCGCCTTTCACCAGCATCGTGGATGTGGCGGCCGCGCGCTTCCGCTTCTTTCCGGTGCGCGCGCTCGCACGCGACCGCTATGACAACCTCTCGAAGATCGCTTCGATACGCGCGCCTATTCTCATCTACGGCGGAACGCGGGACTTCGTGGTGCCGCCTGTTCACTTTCAGCGTCTTTTCGAAGCAGCGCGCGGCGACAAACATCTGGCGATGATCGAAGACGCCGACCATCTCGATGCATGGCGCAACGGCGGGCGCACACACGTCATGCAGTTTCTGGCCTCTGTGAGCGCGCGCGACCGCCAAAAAATCTCCGACGCAACGTGA
- a CDS encoding TauD/TfdA family dioxygenase: MTILSPTHDAAEAVEQHIVIRPFDGPLGAEVIGLDLSQPLSTEDFTRIHRAHLDHHVLVFREQRITPAQQVEFSKRFGPLQIHVLHQFGLAGYPEVLVVSNIIENGKPIGLGDAGHFWHSDLSYKEKPSLGSMLHAQELPSTGGDTLFANQHLAWETLPAHLKNAVEGRFAEHTYLAKYAELQKRSPWRPNLTPEQIAQVKPVVQPIVRTHPETGRQALFVSEHFTTRIVDMPEDESRALLDEIFAHSVRPEFVYRHVWRDHDMVFWDNRSVMHLAAGTPDDQRRKLYRTTIEGDAPF, translated from the coding sequence GTGACCATTCTTTCGCCGACTCACGACGCTGCCGAGGCCGTCGAGCAACATATCGTCATTCGTCCTTTCGACGGCCCGCTGGGCGCAGAGGTCATCGGGCTCGACCTGTCGCAGCCCTTGTCCACTGAGGATTTCACGCGCATTCATCGCGCTCACCTCGACCATCACGTGCTCGTGTTCCGCGAACAGCGCATCACGCCCGCGCAACAGGTCGAATTCAGCAAGCGGTTCGGGCCATTGCAGATTCACGTGCTGCACCAGTTCGGACTGGCTGGTTATCCCGAAGTGCTCGTGGTGTCGAACATCATCGAAAACGGCAAGCCCATTGGACTCGGCGACGCCGGCCACTTCTGGCACTCGGATCTCTCGTACAAAGAGAAGCCGAGCCTCGGCTCGATGCTTCATGCGCAAGAGCTCCCATCGACAGGCGGCGACACGCTGTTCGCGAACCAGCATCTCGCGTGGGAGACGTTGCCCGCGCATCTGAAGAACGCGGTCGAGGGGCGCTTCGCGGAGCACACGTATCTCGCGAAGTATGCGGAGCTGCAAAAGCGCAGTCCGTGGCGTCCGAATCTGACACCGGAGCAGATCGCGCAGGTGAAGCCTGTCGTGCAGCCCATCGTGCGCACGCATCCGGAGACGGGTCGTCAGGCGCTCTTCGTGAGCGAGCACTTCACCACGCGCATCGTCGACATGCCGGAAGACGAAAGCCGCGCATTGCTCGACGAAATCTTCGCGCACAGCGTGCGGCCCGAATTCGTCTATCGGCATGTTTGGCGCGACCACGACATGGTGTTCTGGGACAACCGCTCGGTCATGCATCTGGCGGCGGGCACGCCGGACGATCAGCGCCGCAAGCTGTATCGGACCACCATCGAAGGCGATGCGCCTTTCTAA
- a CDS encoding ABC transporter ATP-binding protein codes for MAANPHVLYPVESNKAVSSTTKLLSARNVSLEYRTPERLVRATHDVSFDVYGADRFVLLGPSGCGKSTLLKAVAGFIQPVAGSIEIDGERVRGPGVDRIVVFQEFDQLPPWKTVLQNVAFPLRVARKLGRAEARERALHYLDKVGLAHVADAYPHTLSGGMKQRVAIARALAMQPRVLLMDEPFAALDALTRRRMQEELLRLWSDERFTLLFVTHSIEEALIVGNRILLLTPHPGRVRAELNSHQYSQESVGRGDFQQSVARIHRLLFEEEIAQ; via the coding sequence ATGGCTGCCAATCCTCATGTGCTTTATCCGGTCGAAAGCAACAAGGCCGTTTCATCGACCACCAAGCTGTTGAGCGCGCGCAATGTCTCGCTCGAATACCGCACGCCGGAGCGTCTCGTGCGCGCGACGCATGACGTGAGCTTCGATGTCTATGGCGCCGACCGCTTCGTGCTGCTGGGACCGTCGGGGTGCGGCAAGTCCACCTTGCTCAAGGCAGTGGCGGGATTCATTCAGCCGGTGGCCGGCAGCATCGAAATCGACGGCGAGCGCGTGCGCGGACCGGGCGTGGATCGCATTGTCGTGTTTCAGGAGTTCGATCAGCTTCCGCCGTGGAAGACGGTCCTGCAAAACGTGGCCTTTCCGTTGCGCGTCGCGCGCAAGCTGGGCCGCGCGGAAGCCCGTGAACGGGCGCTTCACTATCTCGACAAGGTCGGCCTTGCGCATGTGGCCGACGCCTATCCGCATACGCTTTCCGGCGGAATGAAGCAGCGTGTCGCGATTGCGCGGGCGCTTGCCATGCAACCGCGCGTGCTTCTCATGGATGAGCCGTTCGCCGCGCTCGATGCGCTCACGCGCCGCCGCATGCAGGAAGAACTGCTGCGGCTGTGGAGCGATGAACGCTTCACGTTGCTGTTCGTGACGCACTCCATCGAGGAGGCGCTGATCGTCGGGAATCGCATTCTGCTGTTGACGCCGCATCCCGGCCGCGTGCGCGCCGAATTGAACAGTCACCAGTATTCGCAGGAGAGCGTGGGCCGAGGCGATTTTCAACAGAGTGTCGCGCGTATCCATCGTCTGTTGTTCGAAGAGGAGATCGCGCAATGA
- a CDS encoding phasin family protein: protein MFQYPGLIAYQMPSIARANLQAFLNASERFANGLHALTELNVQTVRTVIEESNSLLRTGDDTSPGEVLSWQSVMLAQLPQKAASYGQHVLSIITSTEADMLGEVRSQYERNGITLKGLFDSGAQAAQETTESTSLVVTNLAETTSEAAANTSGVILDASGEIANEAASESAEETKQLVLPAEEAQSAPVKPPRSSSRRQG, encoded by the coding sequence ATGTTTCAGTATCCCGGTCTCATCGCTTATCAAATGCCGTCGATCGCACGCGCCAATCTTCAGGCGTTCCTCAACGCCAGCGAGCGTTTCGCGAACGGCCTGCATGCGCTGACAGAACTGAATGTGCAGACGGTACGCACGGTCATCGAGGAAAGCAATTCGCTGCTGCGCACCGGCGACGATACGAGCCCCGGCGAAGTGTTGAGCTGGCAATCGGTAATGCTCGCGCAATTGCCGCAAAAAGCGGCTTCGTATGGACAGCATGTGCTGTCGATCATCACGTCGACCGAAGCGGACATGCTCGGCGAAGTGCGCAGCCAGTACGAGCGCAACGGCATCACGCTGAAAGGCCTGTTCGACAGCGGCGCACAAGCGGCTCAGGAGACGACGGAATCGACGAGCCTCGTCGTGACCAATCTCGCGGAAACGACGAGCGAAGCAGCGGCGAACACGAGCGGCGTGATCCTCGACGCAAGCGGCGAAATCGCGAACGAAGCCGCCAGCGAGTCCGCCGAAGAAACCAAGCAACTGGTCCTGCCGGCGGAAGAAGCGCAGAGCGCGCCGGTCAAGCCGCCGCGTTCGTCGTCGCGTCGTCAAGGCTAA
- a CDS encoding exodeoxyribonuclease III — MKIATFNINGIRSRLDALLAWLEREAPDVVCLQELKATDAQFPISAIQAAGYGAVWHGQASWNGVAILARDAEPVLSRRGLPGYEDDTHSRYIEAAVHGILIGCLYLPNGNPQPGPKFDYKLAWFERFNAHAKTLFDSGHPVILAGDYNVVPTDEDIYNTRSWLKDALLQPESRAAYAQLLAQGWTDALRKKHPHERIYTFWDYFRQHWQTNSGLRIDHILLSKDLAPRLQDAGVDTWVRGEPHASDHAPTWVVLKEPRGKKKAAE, encoded by the coding sequence ATGAAAATCGCGACCTTCAACATCAACGGCATACGCTCGCGTCTCGATGCCTTGCTCGCATGGCTCGAACGCGAAGCGCCGGATGTCGTCTGCTTGCAGGAACTCAAGGCCACCGACGCACAGTTCCCCATTTCCGCCATACAGGCTGCCGGTTATGGCGCGGTGTGGCACGGACAGGCATCGTGGAACGGCGTGGCGATACTGGCGAGGGACGCCGAGCCGGTCCTGAGCCGTCGCGGCTTGCCCGGCTACGAAGACGACACGCACAGCCGCTATATCGAAGCAGCGGTGCATGGCATCCTGATCGGCTGTCTTTATCTTCCCAATGGCAACCCGCAACCGGGCCCGAAGTTCGATTACAAGCTCGCATGGTTCGAGCGCTTCAACGCCCACGCGAAGACGCTTTTCGACAGCGGACACCCGGTGATACTGGCGGGCGACTATAACGTCGTGCCGACCGACGAAGACATCTACAACACGCGCTCATGGCTCAAGGACGCTTTGCTTCAGCCGGAAAGCCGCGCGGCATACGCGCAACTGCTCGCGCAGGGCTGGACGGATGCGCTGCGCAAGAAGCACCCGCATGAGCGCATCTACACGTTCTGGGATTATTTCCGCCAGCACTGGCAGACGAACTCGGGGCTGCGCATCGATCACATCCTGCTCAGCAAGGATCTTGCGCCCCGGCTTCAGGATGCGGGCGTCGATACGTGGGTGCGCGGCGAGCCGCACGCGAGCGACCATGCGCCCACGTGGGTCGTGTTGAAGGAGCCGCGTGGGAAGAAGAAGGCGGCCGAGTAA
- a CDS encoding ABC transporter substrate-binding protein, which produces MNSRKGKGALRAFVCALALSLGGTCNAFAEGTLRIAEQYGVVYLLLNVARDQKFIEQEGKKQGIDIKVDWAKLSGGASINDALLSGSVDIAAAGVGPLLTIWDRTHGRQNVKGVASLGNLPYYLISNDPRVKTIADFTDKDRIALPAVGVSVQSRILQYAAAKQWGDKEYDRLDKLTQAVPHPDAAAAIIAGGTEINSHFGNPPFQQQELAGNPKAHIVLSSYDVLGGPSSATVLYATEKFRNANPKTHRAFVDGLADAARFVTQHPNEAADIYLRVNQAKIDRALLVKIITDPSVQFKIAPQNTFALAQFMHRVGVIKNEPKSWQDYFFSDPATRDGS; this is translated from the coding sequence ATGAATTCTCGAAAAGGGAAGGGCGCGTTGCGCGCATTTGTCTGCGCGTTGGCGCTTTCGCTCGGTGGCACTTGCAACGCGTTCGCAGAAGGCACACTGCGCATTGCGGAGCAATATGGCGTCGTCTATTTGCTATTGAACGTCGCGCGCGACCAGAAGTTCATCGAACAGGAAGGCAAGAAGCAGGGCATCGATATCAAGGTGGATTGGGCGAAGCTCTCCGGCGGCGCGAGCATCAACGACGCGCTGCTGTCCGGTTCCGTGGATATTGCAGCGGCGGGCGTCGGGCCGCTCCTGACCATCTGGGACCGCACCCACGGGCGCCAGAACGTGAAGGGCGTCGCTTCGCTCGGCAATCTGCCGTATTACCTCATATCGAATGATCCGCGCGTAAAGACCATCGCCGACTTCACGGACAAGGACCGTATTGCGTTGCCCGCGGTGGGCGTATCGGTGCAGTCGCGCATTCTGCAATATGCCGCCGCGAAGCAATGGGGCGACAAAGAATATGATCGCCTCGACAAGCTGACGCAAGCGGTGCCGCATCCGGATGCAGCGGCCGCGATCATCGCGGGCGGCACGGAAATAAACTCGCATTTCGGCAATCCGCCGTTCCAGCAACAGGAGTTGGCGGGAAATCCGAAGGCGCACATCGTTCTCAGTTCCTACGACGTGCTCGGCGGACCCAGTTCCGCAACGGTGCTCTATGCGACCGAGAAGTTCCGCAACGCCAATCCAAAGACCCATCGCGCGTTCGTCGATGGTTTAGCCGATGCCGCGCGCTTCGTGACGCAGCATCCGAACGAAGCAGCGGACATCTATCTGCGCGTGAATCAGGCCAAGATCGACCGCGCCTTGCTCGTCAAGATCATCACGGACCCTTCGGTGCAGTTCAAGATCGCGCCGCAGAACACCTTCGCGCTCGCGCAGTTCATGCATCGCGTGGGCGTCATCAAGAATGAACCGAAGTCGTGGCAAGACTACTTCTTTAGCGACCCCGCCACGCGCGACGGAAGTTGA
- a CDS encoding ABC transporter permease, which yields MSTPQLIEPPVRPEFERHPSTFAPTADVTQRDATLPLATRLFDRAWLRKLLIAVVLMALWEGIARFVDNDLLLPTFSATCVAFAQGMISGELIAKTAISLSVLLRGYLLGAALAFALTSLAVSTRIGRDILSMLTAMFNPLPSIALLPLALLWFGLGTGSLLFVLVHSVLWPLALNTYAGFQAVPSTLRMTGRNYGLTGLRHVVLILVPAALPSILAGLRVGWAFAWRTLIAAELVFGASSGRGGLGWYIFQNRNELYTDRVFAGLAAVIVIGLAVEHLVFDTIERATVRRWGVQS from the coding sequence ATGAGCACGCCGCAATTGATCGAACCGCCGGTGCGGCCCGAGTTCGAACGGCATCCGTCGACATTCGCGCCCACAGCCGATGTTACGCAGCGCGACGCGACGTTGCCGCTTGCGACACGTCTTTTCGACCGCGCGTGGCTGCGCAAGTTGCTGATCGCGGTCGTGCTCATGGCGTTATGGGAAGGCATCGCGCGCTTCGTCGATAACGACTTGCTCTTGCCCACCTTCAGCGCGACCTGCGTTGCCTTCGCGCAGGGCATGATCTCCGGCGAACTGATCGCGAAGACCGCGATCTCGCTGTCCGTGCTGCTGCGCGGTTATCTGCTGGGCGCGGCGCTCGCGTTCGCTCTGACATCGCTTGCGGTATCGACACGCATCGGCCGTGACATTCTTTCGATGCTCACCGCCATGTTCAATCCCTTGCCCTCCATTGCGTTGCTGCCGCTCGCGTTGCTGTGGTTCGGGCTCGGCACGGGCAGTCTTCTTTTCGTGCTCGTGCACTCGGTGTTGTGGCCGCTCGCGCTCAATACGTATGCGGGATTCCAGGCGGTGCCGTCGACGCTGCGCATGACCGGCCGCAATTACGGGCTCACGGGCCTGCGGCACGTCGTGCTGATTCTCGTGCCCGCCGCGTTGCCTTCCATTCTCGCCGGCTTGCGAGTGGGTTGGGCGTTCGCGTGGCGCACCCTGATTGCAGCGGAGCTCGTGTTCGGCGCGAGTTCGGGCAGGGGCGGGCTCGGCTGGTACATCTTCCAGAACCGCAACGAACTCTATACGGACCGCGTGTTCGCGGGGCTGGCAGCGGTCATCGTGATCGGGCTGGCGGTCGAACACCTGGTGTTCGATACCATCGAACGCGCGACCGTGCGGCGCTGGGGCGTTCAGTCGTAG
- a CDS encoding nucleobase:cation symporter-2 family protein, translating into MAKTPHPVDEVLPLGQMLAVGIQHVLVMYAGAIAVPLIIGAALKLPKDQVAFLISSDLFACGIVTLIQCIGIWKFGIRLPVIMGVSFAPVGPMVAMASSGAGLPAIFGATIAAGVFAIVIAPFFGRLMRFFPPIVTGTIILTIGMTLFPVAINWAGGGHGAPHFGEPKNLMIASIVLLAILLINKYLKGFVANISVLLGMAIGFLVALPMGLVNFSGVGRAAWFAPVRPFAFGLPTFDIAAIASLCLVMIVIMVESLGMFLALGDLAMRPVTRADATRGLRTDGLGTVIGGVFNTFPHSSFSQNIGLVGITGVKSRWVVAVSGVILMLLGLLPKLSNLIASIPVVVLGGAGIAMFGMVAATGVKILSKVDYENKNNLLIIAISLGVGVIPLAAPTFFAQMPAWAGPLTHSGITLAAIFAICLNALFNRGESADTVQRDIAADMPLSLRQSDEARMRPRE; encoded by the coding sequence GCGCGGCGCTCAAGCTGCCGAAGGATCAGGTGGCCTTCCTCATCAGTTCGGACCTCTTTGCATGCGGCATCGTCACGCTGATCCAGTGCATCGGCATCTGGAAGTTCGGCATCCGGCTGCCCGTCATCATGGGCGTCAGCTTTGCGCCGGTCGGGCCGATGGTCGCCATGGCTTCGTCGGGCGCGGGACTGCCCGCCATCTTCGGCGCAACCATCGCCGCGGGCGTGTTCGCCATCGTCATCGCGCCGTTCTTCGGGCGGCTGATGCGCTTCTTCCCGCCTATCGTGACCGGCACGATCATCCTGACCATCGGTATGACGCTCTTTCCCGTCGCGATCAACTGGGCGGGCGGCGGGCATGGCGCGCCGCATTTCGGCGAACCGAAGAACCTGATGATCGCAAGCATCGTGCTGCTCGCCATTCTGCTCATCAACAAGTATCTGAAGGGCTTCGTCGCCAACATCTCGGTGCTGCTCGGCATGGCGATCGGCTTTCTCGTCGCGCTGCCGATGGGCCTCGTGAACTTCTCGGGCGTCGGGCGTGCCGCGTGGTTCGCGCCGGTGCGGCCGTTCGCGTTCGGCTTGCCGACCTTCGACATCGCCGCGATTGCGTCCTTGTGCCTCGTGATGATCGTCATCATGGTCGAATCGCTCGGCATGTTCCTCGCGCTCGGCGATCTCGCGATGCGCCCCGTCACGCGCGCCGATGCCACGCGCGGCCTTCGCACGGACGGACTCGGCACCGTGATCGGCGGCGTGTTCAATACGTTCCCGCATTCGTCGTTTTCGCAGAACATCGGGCTCGTCGGCATTACGGGCGTCAAAAGCCGCTGGGTAGTCGCGGTATCGGGCGTTATCCTGATGCTGCTCGGGCTATTGCCGAAGCTCTCCAATCTCATTGCGTCAATACCGGTCGTCGTGTTGGGCGGCGCGGGCATCGCGATGTTCGGCATGGTCGCGGCCACCGGCGTCAAGATCCTCAGCAAAGTGGATTATGAAAACAAGAACAACCTGCTCATCATTGCCATCAGTCTCGGCGTCGGCGTCATTCCGCTCGCGGCGCCGACGTTCTTCGCGCAGATGCCCGCGTGGGCCGGCCCGCTCACGCATAGCGGCATTACGCTTGCCGCCATCTTCGCGATCTGTTTAAACGCGCTGTTCAATCGCGGAGAATCTGCGGACACCGTGCAGCGCGACATTGCGGCGGACATGCCGTTGAGTCTGCGGCAAAGCGATGAAGCCCGCATGCGCCCGCGCGAATGA